The Aedes albopictus strain Foshan chromosome 2, AalbF5, whole genome shotgun sequence region tgcgacgagccgggctcaacagccggggaacgattttcacaaaatccggtcaatttgtgtgctttgcggacgacatggacattatagctagaacatttggaacggtggcagaactgtacacccgcctgaaacgcgaagcagcaaaggtcggactggtggtgaatgcctcaaaaacaaagtacatgctggtaggcggaaccgaacacgaccggatccgtctgggtagtaatgttacgatagacggggatactttcgaggtggtggaggaattcgtctacctcggatccttactgacggctgacaacaacgtgagccgtgaaattcggaggcgcatcatcagcggaagtcgggcctactacgggctccagaagaaactgcggtcgaaaaagattcacccacgcaccaaatgcaccatgtacaaaacgctaataagaccggtgatcctctacgtgcacgagacatggaccatgctcgaggaggacctgcaagcactcggagttttcgagcgacgcgtgctaagaacgatcttcggcggtgtgcgggagaacggtgtgtggcggagaaggatgaaccacgagctcgctgcactttacggcgaacctagcatccagaaggtggccaaagccggaaggatacggtgggcagggcatgttgcaagaatgccggacaacaaccctgcaaagctggtatttgctactgatccggttggcacaagaaggcgtggagcgcagagagcacgatgggcggaccaggtggagcgtgacttggcgagcattgggcgcgaccgaggatggagagcggcagccacgaaccgagtattgtggcgtactatggttgattatgtcttgtcttaatgatgttgaacaaataaatgtatgtatgttgtaCTCTCAATAATGTTTATAACTTTATTTTCCATCTTGCGCGAATGTGtgaggaaaaaaaatatgcagaggaaaaatctgtatcatgatcatgaaatctgtattttttctgtactctgtatcctgtctgtatcaacctctaaaaatctgtataatacagaaaaatctgtatatctggcatctctggtccgAGGGGACCAAAAGCAACAGGTCAATGTCAATATCACATGGatgcagggatagggtgcgactcaaaactctttgcgtgctgcacactctgctacgagacagcacaacaaactagaaggagacgagtacgcgcaatcggttgtgtgttgctcgcttgctttgccgcgcgctggagctctcctgtctctcacgctgcactctctcggtgcttgtctccgtacttagcacttggcttgatactacgcatgattgcaaaaatttcgaatcaaacgacccatcacttgtcaacccttgacaagcttaacaactttgccgaaaacacaaactcttcaattaatttattaattgatttttttctgtttggagacaagcgcagtcccaagcaccgtgcattactccctgcgccgtagagctagtgctgcgattgtctctcgcacaattacgaaagctctcactcatacgtctcttgtctctcggcaaaacgggagacgagcacttgcgattgtgtgaagcacacccttttttcgcaccgcacggtgcatgccgccaatccctgcatGGATGGTAGTCAACAAATGACGGATTTAAAAACTCTATGCCAGAGCATGTAACGGctaatcgttcagtcagagtacAATTCTTCAATTACCGATAAAATAATGAATACATTTGTACATTTCAATAAGATGCCCATATACAACAGCTATGCACGAAACATGTCGCAATacgcttcaacacgatgatctgtaaaatacgatagtcAACAGAATAAAATGAATACTATTCATCAACCGCAATGTTGCCAATCGTTTGAAAACTGGAAACTTGTTTTAAAACTGATTTTAGATCTGAACGTACTACACaacatttggaagaatttcgTTTTTTCTAGTTTAACATTCATatatactgcccataatcgcatagttgacgtaagcgccactgtagttttcaacacacttttgaaaatataacaatgattaatgaaaggtttatgatttttttcatgttgatatctAACTAGTGaatagatcttgtgctctattgaataaaactggtcacaattatgcacatttgatagatattagcttgtgagtcctgacattgtcaatggtggttacgtcaactatcccaagcagcacctgcaacatcatccagaatgtggctttctatgctttggtctaaatgagttgcactagaagcacgcgaaacttccatcttgtcagttgagttgcatttaaactccgaaattcgtaaagttgcggctttgtttcataggaatcacaaattaccacgtgtttgacatcgattcatgGAGGcagagcttacatattgctcgcaagtgataatgcagtcagcttacattaaatgtgttatgtaacatgcttgaaacatctaactcaggtttgtttgttcagattaggttccaaatgcgttacagaaaacttgagcgtcttttcattttgacagttctctaacttgtggcaaagaaggtgcaataaagtaacaagtagctttagtagcttttatggtgcgttgagcATCGATTTtctcacagagctcttggtgtagtatgtaaggtgagtagataatactcctggtgtccatagttcgagtctggacaaaatctttttccatttttttatcattccttctcgtttatgttgcataagaattcagaatctgcactttttgggtttcaaagaagaagcaattgtgttctgtcgtccgtaatacggacagtgaataaattgcactaaggttgctattACTGGCTTAGCAACATGTCGTGTTGCATGggatgcgattatgggcagtatagactgttccagaaattataagcacATCTTTGCAGCCCAGCCATTTAGGAATGAATGCATGAACCAACTTCATTTTCTCACATATCCTACTCtaatatattaacatcaaatactggctatcgaaAGTAACATTTGACTTTTGGTTTGTAAGTTGCATAGTATTCCTTAGTAGTACCACAAAAACGTTTTGCACAAATTGCactaaatattttcaaaaaacctTGATTAGCAATTTATCTTCTACTAGCTGTactcggcaaactttgtcttgcctactgcgttttttgacgtttcaagtccctagtcaagtccaagtccccgttccaaATGcacgaaaacccgattttcaaaaaacgCTCAATTTTTCTATgctttttgtctcataaaccttccgaTCAAGTGGGAGCTGGAGTAATAGGCCCTGGTGTAAGTTTGTCAGTCTCAATGGGTAGATGGCCAACCGTCTTCCAGGCTGAAATACAAGCAATACTAGAATGTGCCACAATTTGTTTGAAGAGGAAATACAAGCATTCAAATGTTTGCATTTTCTCTGACAGTCAAGCAGCGTTAACTGCTTTAAAATCTTACAGCTGTAAttcgaagttagtatgggaatgtATTCTCTTGCTACAGCAATTATCTGCTAACAATACCATAAATATTTACTGGGTGCCAGGGCACCAAGGGATAGATGGGAATGAAAAGGCAGACGAACTAGCAAGAATAGGATCATCAAAACCTCTTCTAGGCCCAGAGCCTTTTTGTGGCAACTCtccatgttccataaaaatggaACTGAGGAACTGGGAAAGGGTTATGGTTCATGCAAATTGGAATAAAACCCAAGGTGCACGACAATCTAAAAAGTTCATTACTCCAAATGTATCAATTACAAACAAGCTTCTTTCACTGTCCAAAAAAGACCTGTGCACATATACAGGACTAATAACAGGACACTGTCTTACCAATTATCACAAGAAAATAATGAGAAAAGTTGAAGATGATGCTTGTCGATTTTGCGATGAGGAATCTGAATCCTCTGCACATTTATTATGTGACTGTGTTACACTCTTTACTACAAGAGTAAGATATTTTGATAAGGGATTCCTACAGCCCTCTGAAATATGGTACTTACAGCCTTGTAAAGTAATTAATTTTATACGACACATTCTTCCCTGCGGGGAAACATCCGACGATCATGCGCTGAGGGTCTCTGCTCATAGTGACCTATCGCCTTGATATGTGGTTACATAGATTAAAGCGGGTGGTGTATCACAAAAGATCAGAAAATTGGTCGTAGTGATAAGTTAccctacaggaaaaaaaaaaccttcctggggtgaaaactaacagaacaaaactcaaacgacccgaatcggaccatccgttcgcaagttatgcgcggtcccacgtatgccactgcatttttatatttaTCTTCTATGTAAAAATTTACactagaaaaaaattgaaaaaaatacattcatgACAGTAATTACACATATCCATCGGTCAATCATTGGTTTTAGTTTCAaatataatctatatatatataataacTTCCACTCAATTTCAAAAATTGATGTTTCCAAAAACCAATTTTTACAATAGCTGAAACAAGTCGCAACATTTATACTAGAGCATGTGTTAAACTACAATTTAATTTAAATATAGGTAAAAGCAATGCCTAAGCTTGATTGTGCGTAGAGTGAAATATTTTTATTGTCGTAGGAACATGTTTAAAAATTCCAAAATCTGTGGACACATTCCTTAAAAAATGAAAAGAGCTGAATTTAGAagtttctcaaaattttgaagtgCCCGTATGCACAGGCCAAATGTTATTTTCCGAAAACCGCCAATCAAGTATCTTaagaaacatgtttttgaagtcttGTGTGAAGATCtcgtaaaaaaaatggaaaaagattATTTTATAGTACATGAATTCAGCATAAATaagtattaaaaaaaatagtttgtgcAGAgagttaaaaagttgatttttgtaaTGAACATTATGGATATAAAAACAcattttaatgtataaactcgtTACATATATCGAAGAATATActttaaataaaaatataaaaatataatcgtaattgtttgtttcaaaaattattattttctcGCTATGCGTAGGTgtgcttataatttctggaacagtctatACTGTCcaaattcgcacaacagtcccacgTTAATATAAAACCCAGCGAACATGAGACTACTATGCGAATAGGGACAGTAtagatgtacaggggatggccgaaatgtttaggataggcaactctttcttctctcaaaaaaaagttcaacaagctgtatttTTTCAAAGGATGCATCAAAAAtagtcaaattttgactgtttgtttattaattataggTATGTGCATCATCGGTACATATTTGGGCTcgaaatgaatttttgaacgattataaacaatatattgatgctGCAAAAGTCTTTCCAAAATAGACACTTTTTGAACGATGAAAAAAgtaatgatggattgacactttttgaatcTCTCTTGtaaaaaatgctatttttttacatcaacacCATTACATTTCAGCTTGGATATCAAAAAATGTTCTACTTCTAGTCTCAAGATATCATTAATAATATATATTAgaacctatttggattaaaggaagaacactttTAGTATTTTAGTGTGGTGTtgtaaatttgaataattttcttttatatgggtaaaaatgtcaaaccggtataactttattcgttgtgagaaaatataacaatcaataacgtcgtatcaagtatcaatatattgttaataaatgcacaaaatttcattaaattcgattCATTGGTTTCGGACTTATAACAGTGCAAACATTAGTTGtccgaaaaatagtgttttacgagaacggttctagcttcgcgaaagattaaccaatcgagctcaaatttgtactaatgatgcacatataataggctaacaatcagtcaaaatttgagaatttttgatgcactcctatgaaaagttacagcttgttgaacattttttgagagaacataaagttgcatatcccaaacattttggcaaccccctgtaTATTGATTAATTGGCATAACGATGTAGATGTACCTACTACAAGTACAGTTACTGTAATAGTTAACAGGTCTCCAGTCAGTTTTGTGGATAAGGATTTGGATTGcccatccggagacggtgggttcgattcccgttccggtcggaaacgtTTCTCGATTTTCCtgaacatagtgtatcattgtgcttgcctcgcaatgtacaaatccatgcaatggttGGCATTGAAAGCCAGAGAGTGGTGTACAGTGAATACATATTTAATGCACACAGTTCAATTTTAAACTAGAACActacttttgacttaactttttttttaatgatgacaACTATATCAAAGACAACGCAAAGTTGAAGATGGGCAGACCAAGATCCAGGGGGAACGGTGATCCACAAAGAAGCacagttttgcttttttttagaaaacgtcAACCAAGTTTGTAAACACGACCTAATTCTCCCCAATATAATTAGAATGATATTCATTACTCAGAGCTTTCTTCTAGCGTTTTATTGATCGCGGAAATTCTAATTCTTTCCATCACACACCAACAAATTAGTTAAACTATCAGTCTTTTCCAGTAAATCAGCATCGGTTTCGCCAAGAGACATGAAACCTTCTTTCGCCAAAGCATCCAAATTCAAAGTTGCGCTCTTGTTGTACACGTGGCGCTCCTGATTGCGCCCTGATTCCACATCGATAACAAAAACACTGACCGCCGTCGAGTGCAATTTTGGACTCAGATCTGCCATCGGAACCAAGCTGATCATTTGCTTGATGGATCCCTTAACGCCCTTTAAGTAGAACGCAAATGTGCAGAAGTAAAGCTGTAAAcggaaaattaaataaatttctaCTAATTCTTTATTTTGCGGATGCATCTTCCCGAAGGGAAATATCAATCTCACCAGTGCGCACAAGCAGCACAACGCGATAGCCCATATCAGGGCGGGATGCAAGTAGAACATGCTTCTCTCTTGTGCTTCAGATGATCGTTCGATTGAATCCGTCCAGCATCCAAACATAACTGAAAACGGAATTGATGGGCCGGTGGCTTGCCGGCTCAAGACAAATTGTAGTGCGGCAGGCCCAATCTAATACTGAGGAGTAACGTTAGAAAGGGTCATATTATTGAATGATTTTTGAGAACATGTGTTCTTAACAATTTAAACGTTTAAGTTCCGGCTGTAAGTGTGCGCAATGTGACAAACATTTAGTCAACAATAATACCAGAAAATCAATCAGGAGGATTTTAAAGAAATCGATTCATTCGAATTGCTTCTTAAGTAATCACATCTATTCGCGCAAATAAACAGGAACTTCCCAAATGTATGACTAGCATAGATTACTGCTCCGAAGAAGAACCTAGATTTATTGACAACAACAATAATTCTGGAGAAGTACACTGCATTGCTGATAAGGCTATTGTCAATGGAAAACTCGTGGCTACCGAAAAAAGAGCAAACCGTATGGGTTCATATACCGGACGCTTCTCAGTTGTATGGCAAATTGTCCATCCAAGTTGCACCAGCAATTAAAATAATGATAATCGTTGCAAACAAGGGACcctcttgagtcccttcgaatctcgcagaggattacggcaaggtgatggtctttcgtgcttgctgtttaacattgctttagagggtgtaataaggagagcggggataaacacgagtgaaacaATTTTCTTgaagtccgtttagctgcttgatttcgctgatgatatagatattattgctcgtaaatttgagacaatggcggaaacgtacatccgactaaagaatgaagccaggcggcgaatcggattagtcatcaatgtgtctAATCAAGatagttgaagaattcgtgtacttgggctcactggtgaccgacgacaacgataccagcagagaaattcagagacgcattgtagcaggaaatcgagcttactttggacagaactctacgatcgaacaaagttcgccgtcatacgaagttaactatctacaaaacgctgattagaccctacgcgcccttggagttttcgaacagaaggtgATGCGTACCATCTACAGTGGAGTGCAGCTGGAacacggaacttggagaaggcgaatgcaccacgagctgcatcgggtggctacggtgggcgggtcacgtcatcaggatgtcggatagcaacccgattaattTGGTTCACGaggagagccatccgaccggtacaagaagacgtgctgCGCATCGaactagatgggtcgatcaagtggaggacgattagcggacccttcgcagagtgcgaaactggagtcgcacaaccatggaccgagtagaatggatacgaatcctacgtacagcagaggacactcaggcctcagtctgaccggtaaggtaagtaaggtatgTAAGTTGTACTTCCGTCGTTGATCAACCATCACGAAAACccacctgatattcgccgacTAAGGGCTCCTCAAATTATCAAATCACCTtagcctgttaaacagaattccggacaacatCTTGTTCGCTGAGTTGAGAAGTGTTATTCTCTGTAATTCGCGCTGTCCCGTCGATGCTCTTTCTTGTATAGAGGGCCAATGGGGTCATCCAATCAACTAGTAGGTGGATCTTCCTCTTCCaaaatcttcaatataatacggtgtaagagttgatacagctgctcgctACCGCTACTTGAGAAGCTTGGCCGGGAGTTTGTCCGGGAGGCTGTCTTGACCTCATCTAGCGTTGGATATTCCACAGCTTGTTCGTCATTGTTGATTTGAATTCTGGCAGCCACCATTTGTTTTGTTTGCCAGAATGTTTCCGTCATGGTCGTTACACATGGCAGGAGAAGGCGCACATGGCAGGAGAAGGCTCCGCATATCATTCGGTTCCATACTCTCATGCGTTTGAGCATACACACTTTCCTCATGCTCTCTTTTCTTTTAGCGGTGGATTCTTTTTCGCCTACTCATAGCTTCCCTATGTCACTCCTTGCTTTACTGAACccccgacaccagcatccggcttctggtaACATGCTTCTTGTTCGTTACCCTCTGGCAGTCCCCGTCCCTTGGTCGTCTATGAGCAGCACCTATCACCTCTCGCACTGTCGTACACAACGCTCTGTGGACAGACTGCCACAGAGTGGTGAgcttatcgctctcgttgatctcaattatccgctcgtccagctgctGGTGATATTTAGTCAGTTACCGTACCATCTGCTGAAAAACACTTGATGTTGAAatgcatcgatcgccggttcgtAGAGTCCGACACTGTTGATAACAGAGCTCGAATCTGATTAACTACGAGGTAGTTATCTGTGTCGATGATGAAGTGTTGGCTCTCCGTATTGGACGGAAAAGTCCTCTCTTCTTGCCTGAGCGTTGGCGTCACCAATGATAATCTTAACGTAGTGTTTTGGGCATTTTCCATAGGTCTTTTCAGGACTTTcgtaaaacgcatccttcacgtCACCGGATTTGTCGTTGGTTGGCGCATAGAAATTTATAACGCTGTAGTTGAAGAGTTTGCCTCAAATCCTCAATTCGCTGATCAGCTCGTTGATCAgcttccacctcataactcgcttcatctgtttcccgatcactatgaatccgactCCATGTTCTGCCTGTATTCAAATATGATAAAATTGAATGACGTGTTGGCGAggggatccaccgccctgaattcgCGTTCACCAGATTTGGGTCACCAGACTTCCTGCCACGCacatacctacatacatacatacatacatacatacatttatttgttcaacatcattaagacaagacataatcaacaatagtacgccacaatactcggtttgtggctgccgctctccatcctcggtcgcgcccaatgctcgccaagtcacgctccacctggtccgcccatcgtgctctctgcgctccacgccttcttgtgccaaccggatccgttgcaaataccagctttgcagggttgttgccctgcccaccgtatccttccggctttggccaccttctggatgctgggttcgccgtaaagtgcagcgagctcgtggttcatccttctccgccacacaccgttctcctgcaagccaccgaagatcgttcctagcacgcgtcgctcgaaaactccgagtgcttgtaggtcctcctcgagcatggtccatgtctcgtgcccgtagaggatcaccggtcttattagcgttttgtacatggtgcatttggtgcgtgggtgaatctttttcgaccgcagtttcttctggagcccgtagtaggcccgacttccgctgatgatgcgcctccgaatttcacggctcacgttgttgtcagccgtcagtaaggatccgaggtagacgaattcctccaccacctcgaaagtatccccgtctatcgtaacattactacccagacggatccggtcgtgttcggttccgcctaccagcatgtactttgtttttgaggcattcaccaccagtccgacctttgctgcttcgcgtttcaggcgggtgtacagttctgccaccgttccaaatgttctagcgataatgtccatgtcgtccgcaaagcacacaaattgaccggattttgtgaaaatcgttccccggctgttgagcccggctcgtcgcatcacaccttccagcgcgatgttgaagagtagacatgagagtccgtcaccttgtcgcagtccccggcgagatacgaatgaactggatagttcacccgaaacccttacgcagttttgcacaccgtccatcgttgctttaatcagtctagtcagcttcccaggaaagccgttttcgtccatgattctccatagctctgcgcggtcgatactatcgtatgccgctttgaagtcgatgaacaggtgatgcgttgggacctggtattcacgacatttctggaggatttgccgtacggtaaagatctggtccgttgtcgaccggccgtcgatgaagccggcttgataacttcccacgaactcatttgttttaggtgacagacgacggaagatgatctgggatagcactttgtaggcagcattcaaaatagtgatcgccctgaagttctcacattccaaatggtcgcctttcttgtgaatggggcagattaccccttccttccactcctccggtagcttgataccatccttaccagctgctttgttggttttgagctggtgaatggca contains the following coding sequences:
- the LOC109423261 gene encoding uncharacterized protein LOC109423261, with protein sequence MFGCWTDSIERSSEAQERSMFYLHPALIWAIALCCLCALLYFCTFAFYLKGVKGSIKQMISLVPMADLSPKLHSTAVSVFVIDVESGRNQERHVYNKSATLNLDALAKEGFMSLGETDADLLEKTDSLTNLLVCDGKN